From Candidatus Tanganyikabacteria bacterium:
GCGGCGCTCAAATGACCTGGCGCCTATCGGACGCAGGCACGGAGGCCTGCGCCACCGATGCAACGGGTGGGGCCGGCCTCCGTGCCGGCCGCGATGCCGGAGCGAAGTCATCAGAGCCGCGCTATGACAGGCCCATGATCTCCCTCCTCCTCGAAAATTTTGAACCGCCTGGATTGTCCGTCCGGCTCGAGAGTCACAGGCCAGCCACAGACCTGCCTGGAGATGTCGCAGGCGACGTGAAGGGGCGGGCAGACCGTGCGTCCCGAGAGGCCGACCTTGAGGTCGGCCGGAACCAGCCAAGTTGATGCTTCCGGTCGGCCCGTGGTCGAGCTCTCGCCCTAGCTGGCGGTCTGAAGAACCGAATCTGGTTGTTACCGCCTCGTGACGCCTGGCGCGGACAAGGCTGGCGTCGGGACGAGAAGGAGGAGGACATGAGCGGGAAGATCGATGCCGCGCCTAGGCTGCGGACCATGGGGGCTCGGGCCGTTGACCACCATGAGGGTCATGGCCGCGCGACGGTGCTGCCCGGGCTTGGGTTCGACACCTTCATGCCGGGATCCTGCACCCACGTGCCGGCTCCGCAGCCCGTCAAGGTCGACCTCTCCGGCCCATCGCGCTGGCTGGCCGACCGGTTTGCAGCCGTCATGCGCCCCCCGCATTTCCTGATCGGCATGATCGCCTTCTTCGGAGGTGCCGGGCTTGTCCTCACGAGCGTCAGCGCGCTCTTCGGCGGAGCCGGGCTCCTGGTCGCTCTGGGGATGGCCCTGGTGGGCCTCGGCCTCATGTACTGGGGCGGCCGGAGCCTCTGATCCGAACGCGACTGCGTCCGGATCAGACTTCAGCGTGCCTGGTCCGGCGGAGGCTGGGTGACAGGCGCGGTTCCCAGCTTCGAGGCGACCCCGCGAGGCCCGAAGTGGTGGCTGGTGCCCATGGCGATCCCCCAGCTCGAGGAAACGTCCTTGCGGACGGTGTCCGCAGCGCCTGTGAGGGCTTTCACGGGCGAGAATTCCTTTTTCTGGAGCCCTTGCCCGAGGTTGAGTCCGAATTGCCACAGCAGCCCGATTGGCGCCCAGACCGGCGACATCGCGACCTTCATGCCGTTGGCGATGCGCTTGAGGAGGCCCGGCTTGGCCCTTTCCGCTGCCAGCGCAATCCCTACCGGGGGGATGACGGCCCCGGCCGCCAGCATGGCGCGCTCCTTGAGATCCGCGAGCTTGTCGCCCTCGCTTTTGACCGCCGCCCCTGCCGCCTTCTGGCTCATGGTCAGCCCGTCGGTGCCGATCTGCGGCTTGGGCAGCGCCGCCTTAGGCGCATCGGCCTGACGCGGCCCGGCCGGTGCGGAGCCCGGGGTCAAACTGTTCGTCTTGACGTCCATGAGAGCCTGCCTTCTCCAAACGTTACCTTCCCTTGATCGCATGCCCGGGTCGCCGGCGAGCTCAAACTGACAACGTTGTCAGCCTCGGCGGGTCATGGCCGGCCGGAGATCGGCCCGTTCGGCGTGGCGTTTCGGCGCGCGGGCCACTTGTGACCGGACTGATAGCGGCGCTCAAATGACCTGGCGCCTGTCGGACGCAGGCACGGAGGCCTGCGCCACCGATGCAACGGGTGGGGCCGGCCTCCGTGCCGGCCGCGATGCCGGAGCGAAGTCATCAGAGCCGCGCTATGAGACTCCCGCGCGTGATACGTACATCGGGCGGACTGCTCGCCCGCAGCGAGGAGGAGGATGGCGATGACGACCGAGGGCAACACCGCGTTTCGCGGCGGCATGATCGCCGTATGCGGGCATGACAGCAAGGACGCCCTGGCCTTCTCCGTGGGTCACGAGTCCTGGGTAGTCTCCAACGGCCGTGTCTGGCGCCCTTGGCGCGAGGCGGCCCTGCCTCCCGGTGGCGTCGTGCTCGAGGACGCCACGCCCGAACCGGCAGCCTGGCTGGCTCTCAAAGCGGCCGGCCTCGCGGCTAGCCTGGTCTTCCTGCTGGTCGGCGTCGTCGCGTCCTTTTGAGCTAGGGTCCGACTCCGGCGCGAGCTGTCAGGAAGGAGGCGGGCCGGGCGTACGATCTGGCTGGCCCGGTGCTCCCGCCTCGCAAGCCTCGAGGTATCCGAGGTCCCGGCGGGCGCCCAGCGATTCGAACAGGGCGGCCGCCTCCTTGCGGTAGCCTTCTCGCTCGGCCCCCGGCGCGATCCTTGCCAGCACCGCGAGCGTGCGGCCCAGTTCGAGCGGCAGGGCCGCCTTTCGCAGGATCGCCTCTGATTGCTTCGCGCGGTCCATGGCTTCGCCTTCCTGTCCTTCCGCGGCGTCGAGTTCCGCCAAACAGCGGTCGATCACCGCCACCAGGCGGGCGTTGCCCGACCGGTCGGCCAATCCCCGCGCCTGGACCTGGTAACGCCGGGCGGCCGTCAGGTCGCCGGTGAGATGATAGGCCCTCCCCCGGATGCAGAGGATGTCGGGTGCGTACTCGGCGAACGCCGACAGCTCGGCGAGCGACCAGCAGGCCTCGATCTCCTGCAGGGCGCCAGGACCATCCCGCCGCGCCAGTCGCAGGGTGGCGAGGTTGGCGATGTTGATTATCTCGTCGCCGACGCTGCCGATTTCGCGGGCAAGGCGCAAGGATTCCCTGAAGTGGCTCTCGGCTTCTTCCTCCTGACCGCGCGCCAGGAGCAGGTCCCCGAGGTTCTCGAGAGCGGTGATGATGGAGCGCCGATCGCCAAGCCGCCTGGCGATTCCCAGGCTCCGCCGGTACCCGGCCTCGGCCTGCTCCCACCGGCCCTGCTCCACATCGATGGTGGCGATGTTGTTGAGGCTGATCGCGCAACCGGCGACGTCGCCGGCGGACTCCCGCAGCTTGAGCGCGGAGGCGTGTTCCAGCCTGGCCACGCCCAACTGGCCGAGCCGATGGTGGCAGATGCCCAGCACGCTGCGCAAGTACCCCTCGGTGGCCGGCTTGCGCCCTTGGGCGGCCAGGGCGGCCGCAGCTTCCTTGGCCAGGGCGATCGCCCCCTTGAAGTCGCCCGACAGGCGCAGGACGTCGCTCTTGCATCCCAGCAGGAGCGCGCGTTCGTCCGGATCGGCGACGTCCGCCAGGGCCTCTTCCAGGATCGCCTGAGCCTGATCGAGATCGCCCCGCCGGCGGAGGAGTTCGGCCCGCGCGCGCAGGGTGATGGGCGACTCGGAGCCGACTTCCGCGCGGCGATCCAGCACGCCGAGCGCCTCATCGACGTTGCCCAGGTCGCCCAGGACGATGGCCAGGTGCAACATGATCTCGGCGCCTTGTGCCGGGCCGGGAATCCGGGCCTGCCACCCGAGGGCCGCGTGGTAGCAGTCCCGGGCCCTGGCGCTCTCGCCGGCGGCCCGGGCGTGGTCCCCTGCTTCCGCGAGATAGCGGGCGGCTCGCGGGGCATCCTCCGCCCTGGCGAAGTGATGCGCCAAGGCGTGTAGCGCGGGTCCGGCTCCCCCGGCGGCTCCGCCCGGGGTAGCCTCGATCGCCTCGCCGGCGCGCATGTGCAGCAACTTGCGCAGCGACGGCGGCATGCGCTCGTAGACGACCTCCTGGAACTCGGCTTCCCGGAAGCGCAGGCGCCCATCGTCGTCCTCGCCCAGGACTCCCATGCGGATGCCCTCGGCGACTTGCGCCTGCGTGCCGGTCCCGTGCAGCTTCGCGAGGAGTTCCTTGTCGAACCGCCGCCCCAGCACGGCGCCGACCTGGACCAGCCGCAAGAGCGCGCCGGAAAGCTTGTCCAGCCGGGCTCCGGCCGCGGCACGCACTGAGTCCGGCAGCTCTGCCGCCGGTCCGCCGGCCGTCGCGCCGACTTCTTGGCCCGCCTGGTCGGCAGCCGTCTCGCCACCCCTGGCGGCAGGTCCGGTCGAGGGAAGTGCACCGGACTCCTGCGCGCTCGCCAGCAGTTGCATGAGAAACAAGGGGTTGCCGCCGGATCGATCCACTACGCGACTCAGGGCAGTCGCGGCCAGCGGCTGCAACTGCTCGCGCCTGCGGCCCAGCAGGGCAGTCGCGAGCTCTTCGGCCTGGTCCCGCGGCAGCGGCTCGAGCTGGACGGGCGTCAGTTCGACCGCGGCGCCCATGTGGCTAAGCCGCAGCCGCTGATCGGAGCGCGTCTCGCAGGTGATCAGCAGCCGCAGCCGCTCGCCGCCGGCGGCGATGCGTTCGAAGAAGCTCGTCAACCAGTCGAGGGACGCATCGTCGGCCCACTGCAGGTCCGAGGCCGAGAGCATGAGGAGGTCTTCGGCAGCGCGCTCCGAGATCAGGTCATTCAGCGCCATGAATGCACCGGTCCTGCGCTGCTGGCCCGACAGGCTCTGCATCGCGGCGTCCATGATATCGAGGCCCAGCAACTGCCCGAGGAGCGCAGCCTGCTGGGGCGAACTGACGCCCGGCGCCGCGATCATGGCTTTCGCCGCTTCCGCCGGCGTGCACCGCCGCGGCAGGTCCACCAGGGATCTGACGAGGCCGGCGGCGAGCGAGCCGGTCGCAGCTTCGTCCGGCGTCTGGCACTGCACCCGGTGGAAGGCCACCCCGCGGGACGCGACGATGCGACCGAGGCGGTTCACCAGCGCGGACTTGCCTGTGCCGGCCTCGCCCCTGACGATTACTAGCTGCGGCTTTCCGGCCGCTGCCCGGTCGAGCGCGGCGCCTATCTTCTTCAGTTCGGCCTGGCGGCCGATGAAGACCTCGTGTTCAGAAGCTGTCGCCAAGTACTCGTCCGCTCTCTGGTCCCGGATCTCTTACCCGCTGCGAATCCGGCCGTGTGATTCGCCTGTTACCCCTCCGGCTGATGGGTGTAGTGGCGGTAGCCATGTTAGGCGAAAGGGAAAGCCAATGAGGCCTCACGCATCAGCGATCGTGTTCGGCGGGTTGGTCGCCGCGTCCTGCGGTGCCACCCCGGAGCGCCCCTCCGTCCCGATTGCCGGGCCGGCGCTGCAAGCCTTTGCGGACGCCCGCCCCGCGGGGAAACCGGCGGAGGAGACGGCCAGGCGCCTGGCCCTCGACGCGGTCAGCTCGCTGCGCAACCTCAAGTATCAGGCCGACCGGGTCAGTGAGGGCTATCGCGCCCTTGGCGCGATCCATCGGGCCCTCGGCGAGAACCATATCGTCGTGATGGGCGGCTACGCGGCGGCCCTCACCGTGCAGAACAGCCTCGACAGCCAGTTCCATGTGCTGTGGTCGACCCTGTATTTGCTCCAGGGCGGGCCTCGAGTTCCCGATCGCGAGGTGTTCATCCTCGGGGCTACCTTGATGACCCGGACGATCGACGACCGGAGCGTGGGTCTCGCCTATATGGACACCGTCGCCAGGCACCACCGGGATCCCGACCTCAGGGCCAGGGCGGCCGAGGCGGCGGGCAGTGCGCGCTCCTTGCAGGGCGATGCTGCCGTCACGGTTCTGAGAGCGGCCTTCGAGAAGTTCCGCGACGAAGCCGATCACGGGCTGCCGCCGTTTCCCGGCAACTGACCAGGTGGTGTTCACCCGGCAGCGTGGACCTAGCGATCAGAAGGGGAGCGAACGTGACGCTCAGACGAGCGAATCCGGCCCGGCCTTCCTGGTGGATCCGCCAGTCGACATCCGGCGGACTCGCGCTGGTTGTTGCCGCGGCGGTGGCGCCTGCCGCTTGCGTGCCCGTCGCCCCGCACCCGGGGTTCCAGCAGTCCGAAGCTAGCGAACGACGTCTCCTGGCCGCAGCCAGCGCCGGGCAACTCGTGGTCGGCTGGAACACCAGCGAGCCAGGGCTGCTCGCGGCCAGATGCCACGTGATCCGGAGCCACCCGTCGCTTGGCGTGTCGCTGGTGGCACCACGGCCCGGCGAGAGCAGGGAGGGCCTGGCCGCAGCTCTCCGGGCCGATCCAGCCGTCAGCTTCGTCGAGCCCAACCAGATCCTGGCACGCCCCAAACCGGGACGGCCGGCGGGGGGTGGAGCCTTCGAGCGGGAAAGAGCCCGGCCGGTACTCGGTTTCGATGCCACAGACGATCCGCTCCTGGAGCGGCAATGGCACCTGGAGCGCATCGGGGCCGTTGCCGCCTGGAAAGTCGGGGCCGGCGCGGGCGTCGTCGCGGCCGTCGTGGACACGGGGGTGGATCCCGATCACCCCGATCTTCGCGCGAATCTCCTGCCCGGAGCGAATACCTTCGACGGCGACGATCCCCGCGATACCGACGGCCATGGGACGCACGTGGCGGGCCTGATCGCGGCCGCGGCGGGCAATGGTGAGGGCGGTGCCGGCGTCGCGCCAGGCGCCCGTATCCTTCCCATCCGGGCCATCGGGAGCTGGGGCGGTACGGCCGAGTCCGTGGCGGCAGGCATCACCTACGCGGTCGACCACGGTGCGCGAATCGTCAACCTCTCCCTGGGCAACCGCCGCAGCGCGAAGGTGGTCGAGCGAGCCGTCAAGTACGCGGCGGACCGGCACGTGATCCTGGTGGCCTCGATGGGCAACGACGGCGACAAGGGCAACCCGATCAACTACCCGGCCGCCTTGCAGGGGGTAGTGGCCGTCGGGGCCAGCGATCGAACCGACATCGCCCCGGCCTGGTCAAGCTCGGGCGCCTGGCAAGACCTGGCCGCCCCCGGGGTAGGCATCTGGTCCACGTTTCCCACCTACGAGTGCCGGATGCTCCAGGACTTCCGGAAGGATCCCGAAGAGTGCCCGGGTTGCGAGCTCGATCTCGGCTACGCGTCCATCGACGGCACCAGCCAGGCGGCCCCCCAGGCCTCGGCGGCCCTGGCCTTGCTCCTCGCCCGCCACCCGGCCATGACGCCCGCGGACGCGATCGCGCGGCTCGAGCGGACG
This genomic window contains:
- a CDS encoding S8 family serine peptidase, coding for MTLRRANPARPSWWIRQSTSGGLALVVAAAVAPAACVPVAPHPGFQQSEASERRLLAAASAGQLVVGWNTSEPGLLAARCHVIRSHPSLGVSLVAPRPGESREGLAAALRADPAVSFVEPNQILARPKPGRPAGGGAFERERARPVLGFDATDDPLLERQWHLERIGAVAAWKVGAGAGVVAAVVDTGVDPDHPDLRANLLPGANTFDGDDPRDTDGHGTHVAGLIAAAAGNGEGGAGVAPGARILPIRAIGSWGGTAESVAAGITYAVDHGARIVNLSLGNRRSAKVVERAVKYAADRHVILVASMGNDGDKGNPINYPAALQGVVAVGASDRTDIAPAWSSSGAWQDLAAPGVGIWSTFPTYECRMLQDFRKDPEECPGCELDLGYASIDGTSQAAPQASAALALLLARHPAMTPADAIARLERTARDLGEPGRDPHYGAGLLDLPAALAN
- a CDS encoding DUF2791 family P-loop domain-containing protein — encoded protein: MATASEHEVFIGRQAELKKIGAALDRAAAGKPQLVIVRGEAGTGKSALVNRLGRIVASRGVAFHRVQCQTPDEAATGSLAAGLVRSLVDLPRRCTPAEAAKAMIAAPGVSSPQQAALLGQLLGLDIMDAAMQSLSGQQRRTGAFMALNDLISERAAEDLLMLSASDLQWADDASLDWLTSFFERIAAGGERLRLLITCETRSDQRLRLSHMGAAVELTPVQLEPLPRDQAEELATALLGRRREQLQPLAATALSRVVDRSGGNPLFLMQLLASAQESGALPSTGPAARGGETAADQAGQEVGATAGGPAAELPDSVRAAAGARLDKLSGALLRLVQVGAVLGRRFDKELLAKLHGTGTQAQVAEGIRMGVLGEDDDGRLRFREAEFQEVVYERMPPSLRKLLHMRAGEAIEATPGGAAGGAGPALHALAHHFARAEDAPRAARYLAEAGDHARAAGESARARDCYHAALGWQARIPGPAQGAEIMLHLAIVLGDLGNVDEALGVLDRRAEVGSESPITLRARAELLRRRGDLDQAQAILEEALADVADPDERALLLGCKSDVLRLSGDFKGAIALAKEAAAALAAQGRKPATEGYLRSVLGICHHRLGQLGVARLEHASALKLRESAGDVAGCAISLNNIATIDVEQGRWEQAEAGYRRSLGIARRLGDRRSIITALENLGDLLLARGQEEEAESHFRESLRLAREIGSVGDEIINIANLATLRLARRDGPGALQEIEACWSLAELSAFAEYAPDILCIRGRAYHLTGDLTAARRYQVQARGLADRSGNARLVAVIDRCLAELDAAEGQEGEAMDRAKQSEAILRKAALPLELGRTLAVLARIAPGAEREGYRKEAAALFESLGARRDLGYLEACEAGAPGQPDRTPGPPPS